The following proteins come from a genomic window of Natronosalvus vescus:
- a CDS encoding acetate--CoA ligase family protein, which produces MSRSYTCPVFRPADCQGAPECPPRCPRYVAEDGTSYTIYPVATAPVSPAEIREYLSLETLPVGLEADNSPGVSQSGDPTDFVAITDGVPVGLASYDRSAASTSVTVAGDADTVAGTELCRHVIANGVDSGEKTVTLEAPPPSLRRIGREYRDALLRREPQSVTIDLECDAATRATRVPTDRADIAEPQDLSSLVDPVGVAVVGATDREDAIGRLVFENLRETYGGRLVPVTPTHETVGGVPAVDSLEALDGDAISLAVVVLPPEPALDAVDAAGRAGIEAVAVLSAGFGETDGGGTEREETLCALVDRHNLTLIGPNSLGVLSTRNGLNASFAPTFPDAGTVSVLSHSGAMITSILDWAQSEGLGTRDVVSLGNTAGIDEAALVRYWGADPDTDVIVAYLEDVADGQAFVEAAREVGRSTPIVALKSGHTDAGSRAAASHTGALVGDDSGFEAAFDAAGIRRVPSQQALFDLTRAFAQQPIPRGDRVAVVTNAGGPGVLAADALSAAGLTLASLDSSTRERLHDGLPSAASASNPVDVLGDADVARFQTALDVVLGDGCVDAVLVTTTPHPLVDPSSLATAIGETARRHGKPVLSCFSGGPLEQSVDDALLAAGIPNYSDATRAAETIASMVAYDRFRRRPYEPPEPVDADRGTATTTLAGAQLTDWTTIGVEGMSILEAYGVPTPQGCIVEDGAEAQAAAVAMGGVDRVALKIVSPDIPHKTDVGGVAIDVPLSAVESTCTELLETVRATVPEARIRGVQVQEMAPDGVECLVGVTRHPRFGPLVTFGTGGILVEQQQAVDHALAPLSRADARTLVDSSPVAPLLEGVRGQEPADTTAVVDALVRLSSIAADHPELSAFEVNPLVAAPEGVFALDFVGELEDGR; this is translated from the coding sequence ATGTCGCGTTCATACACCTGTCCGGTGTTCCGCCCAGCCGACTGTCAGGGGGCACCCGAGTGCCCGCCGCGGTGTCCCCGATACGTCGCCGAGGACGGAACGTCGTACACGATTTATCCGGTCGCTACCGCCCCGGTCTCCCCCGCAGAGATTCGTGAATACCTGTCGCTCGAGACGCTTCCAGTGGGACTCGAGGCCGACAACTCTCCGGGAGTCTCACAGAGCGGTGACCCTACCGACTTCGTCGCCATCACCGACGGCGTGCCGGTCGGACTCGCCAGCTACGACCGGTCGGCAGCGAGTACCAGCGTAACGGTCGCGGGCGACGCTGACACAGTCGCCGGGACGGAACTCTGTCGACACGTCATCGCCAACGGCGTGGATTCCGGTGAGAAAACGGTTACACTCGAGGCACCGCCGCCGTCGCTCCGTCGGATCGGACGCGAGTATCGTGATGCACTGCTTCGGCGGGAACCGCAGTCGGTGACGATCGACCTCGAGTGCGACGCGGCGACCAGGGCGACGCGCGTTCCAACCGATAGAGCGGATATCGCCGAGCCACAGGATCTTTCATCGCTGGTCGATCCCGTCGGCGTCGCGGTCGTCGGCGCGACCGACCGGGAGGATGCCATCGGCCGACTCGTCTTCGAGAACCTCCGAGAGACGTACGGCGGCAGGCTCGTTCCCGTCACGCCGACCCACGAGACCGTCGGTGGCGTTCCAGCCGTCGACTCACTCGAAGCACTCGACGGTGACGCCATCTCCTTAGCTGTCGTCGTATTACCGCCGGAGCCAGCACTCGATGCGGTCGACGCGGCCGGTCGTGCTGGGATCGAGGCAGTCGCCGTCCTCTCGGCCGGCTTCGGAGAAACTGACGGCGGCGGCACAGAACGTGAGGAAACGCTTTGTGCGCTCGTCGACCGCCACAACCTGACGCTGATCGGGCCGAACTCCCTTGGCGTACTCAGCACCCGAAATGGGCTGAACGCGAGTTTTGCCCCGACCTTCCCCGACGCGGGCACCGTCTCCGTGCTGAGTCACTCCGGGGCGATGATCACGTCGATCCTCGACTGGGCACAGTCTGAGGGGCTGGGCACCCGTGACGTGGTCTCGCTCGGAAACACGGCCGGAATCGACGAGGCAGCGCTGGTGCGATACTGGGGAGCCGACCCCGACACGGACGTGATCGTCGCCTACCTCGAGGACGTCGCCGACGGCCAGGCGTTCGTCGAGGCCGCCAGGGAAGTCGGCCGATCGACCCCGATCGTCGCGCTCAAATCGGGACACACCGACGCCGGATCACGGGCTGCGGCGTCTCACACAGGTGCGCTCGTGGGAGACGACTCCGGGTTCGAGGCAGCGTTCGACGCGGCAGGCATCCGACGTGTCCCCTCCCAGCAGGCGCTCTTCGATCTGACGCGAGCGTTCGCCCAGCAACCGATTCCCAGAGGCGATCGCGTCGCCGTCGTGACGAACGCTGGCGGCCCGGGCGTCCTCGCCGCCGACGCCCTCTCTGCAGCCGGGTTGACGCTCGCGTCGCTCGACTCGAGCACCCGGGAACGGCTCCACGACGGACTCCCGTCGGCCGCTTCGGCGTCGAATCCGGTCGACGTCCTCGGCGACGCCGACGTGGCCCGGTTCCAGACCGCCCTGGACGTCGTCCTCGGTGACGGCTGTGTCGATGCGGTTCTGGTCACAACGACCCCGCATCCGCTCGTCGATCCGTCTTCGCTCGCGACGGCCATCGGGGAGACCGCTCGCCGCCACGGCAAACCCGTCCTGTCGTGTTTTTCCGGTGGGCCGCTCGAGCAGTCCGTCGACGACGCCTTGCTGGCGGCGGGGATTCCGAACTATTCCGACGCGACACGGGCGGCGGAGACGATCGCGTCGATGGTCGCTTACGACCGGTTTCGTCGACGGCCGTACGAGCCCCCGGAACCGGTCGATGCCGATCGGGGCACGGCCACGACGACGCTCGCCGGTGCACAGCTCACCGACTGGACGACCATTGGCGTCGAAGGAATGTCAATTCTCGAGGCGTACGGTGTCCCAACGCCACAGGGATGCATCGTCGAGGATGGCGCCGAAGCCCAAGCCGCAGCGGTGGCCATGGGCGGCGTCGACCGGGTCGCCCTCAAAATCGTGAGTCCAGACATTCCACACAAAACCGACGTGGGCGGGGTCGCAATCGACGTCCCGCTTTCGGCCGTCGAGTCGACCTGTACGGAACTACTCGAGACCGTTCGAGCAACTGTCCCCGAAGCCCGAATTCGCGGCGTGCAGGTACAAGAAATGGCCCCCGACGGCGTCGAATGTCTCGTCGGCGTGACGCGACACCCGCGGTTCGGCCCGCTGGTCACCTTTGGCACCGGTGGCATCCTCGTCGAACAGCAGCAAGCGGTCGACCACGCGCTGGCACCGCTCTCACGAGCCGACGCACGCACGCTCGTCGACTCGAGTCCGGTCGCACCGCTCCTCGAGGGCGTTCGCGGGCAAGAACCAGCGGATACGACAGCCGTGGTCGACGCGCTCGTTCGCCTCTCGTCGATCGCCGCCGACCACCCGGAGCTATCGGCGTTCGAGGTCAACCCCCTGGTCGCCGCGCCGGAGGGGGTGTTCGCGCTCGATTTCGTCGGCGAACTCGAAGATGGGCGATGA
- a CDS encoding cupredoxin domain-containing protein: MSPLSRRRTLALTGTGLASALAGCLGTLESNGNESEPSQSADGTGELGSPADAVEVRVTSTPYPQFMATIVHVTVGATVTWVNEDGRHDVTSYHPDTHGPQRIPDEAEPWASSQLRLEGHTFERTFDVEGVYDYADTRHVCTSHEVAGGIGRVVVGWPNPETEPGLTDPQPALPTRVQTGIDGFNVETKPVLEAGP, from the coding sequence ATGTCACCGCTCTCCCGCCGTAGGACGCTCGCCCTGACCGGAACCGGCCTCGCATCCGCCCTCGCGGGCTGTCTCGGTACTCTCGAGAGCAACGGAAACGAATCCGAACCGAGCCAGTCCGCTGACGGTACCGGGGAGCTGGGATCGCCGGCCGACGCGGTCGAAGTTCGCGTCACGTCCACCCCGTACCCGCAGTTCATGGCCACGATCGTGCACGTCACCGTCGGCGCCACCGTGACGTGGGTCAACGAAGACGGGCGACACGACGTCACTTCGTATCACCCGGATACACACGGCCCACAGCGGATCCCCGACGAGGCCGAGCCCTGGGCGAGCTCCCAGCTCAGACTCGAGGGACACACGTTCGAGCGGACGTTCGACGTGGAGGGGGTGTACGATTACGCCGACACGCGCCACGTCTGTACGTCCCACGAAGTGGCCGGGGGGATCGGCCGGGTCGTCGTCGGCTGGCCCAACCCCGAGACGGAACCGGGGCTGACTGACCCACAGCCAGCGCTCCCCACTCGAGTGCAGACGGGTATCGATGGGTTCAACGTGGAGACGAAACCCGTCCTCGAGGCGGGGCCGTAG
- a CDS encoding DUF3054 domain-containing protein, giving the protein MTETLTSLRTDPPDRFRLLSTVAILFGDALVVIAFIGVGLLSHSIEPWVYPEHLLRTATPFLLAWLVVGPILGLFSPRTLSSYRRTLGLITLGWIAASVLGGLIRATSYFPGGAPIDFILVNIGFGLLFVLPWRLLVTALVRRRS; this is encoded by the coding sequence ATGACCGAGACACTCACCAGCCTCCGAACCGATCCGCCAGACCGATTTCGCCTGCTGTCGACGGTTGCGATCCTCTTCGGAGACGCACTCGTCGTCATCGCGTTCATCGGCGTTGGCTTGCTCTCTCACTCGATCGAGCCCTGGGTGTACCCGGAACACTTGCTCAGAACGGCGACGCCGTTCCTGCTTGCCTGGCTCGTCGTCGGTCCGATCCTCGGGCTGTTCAGCCCCCGAACACTCTCGAGCTATCGCCGGACGCTCGGGCTTATCACGCTCGGATGGATCGCTGCCTCGGTTCTCGGCGGCCTCATCCGCGCGACGTCGTACTTCCCGGGGGGTGCCCCGATCGACTTTATCCTCGTCAACATTGGCTTCGGGTTGCTCTTCGTGCTTCCCTGGCGACTCCTCGTGACGGCGCTGGTTCGGCGCCGCTCCTGA
- a CDS encoding ester cyclase: protein MATEFEVTNKEVTQRIWDLIEDNDLDGLDEVLAEDVALRLPGQPEIRGIDGYKEYIRTYREAFPDTEIEVHDMFSDDDVVVTHFTWRATHEGEIEGIEATGNVVESPGMTLNRFENGKAVEDFNYWDNLDFFQQLGVMEPPTD, encoded by the coding sequence ATGGCAACAGAATTCGAAGTCACCAACAAAGAGGTAACGCAGCGGATCTGGGATCTCATCGAAGACAACGATCTCGACGGACTCGACGAAGTACTGGCCGAGGACGTCGCCTTGCGCCTGCCTGGGCAACCGGAGATTCGCGGGATCGATGGATACAAAGAGTACATTCGGACGTACAGGGAGGCGTTTCCTGACACGGAGATCGAGGTTCACGACATGTTCTCCGACGATGACGTCGTCGTCACCCACTTTACCTGGCGTGCCACCCACGAGGGGGAGATCGAGGGAATCGAGGCAACCGGGAACGTCGTCGAGAGCCCCGGGATGACTCTCAATCGGTTCGAGAACGGGAAAGCCGTCGAGGACTTCAACTACTGGGACAATCTTGACTTCTTCCAGCAACTCGGTGTGATGGAGCCGCCGACCGACTGA
- a CDS encoding SCO family protein: protein MNTHSSPSTVDRRTFLRVTAATAVAGTAGCLGQGSSNENVVLDEPDAHERTVEADVPWPIYGDRIPEATVPAPLLERSVTTTAFTGERHTLFTFIFTRCPGACPGLMASLRHVQDDSISNEYADEVAFMPITFDPEYDTPDILGEYEERHGVDRELDNWYTLRPESPERATEVVEETFGCMFESTEDAESDSEGEMMDMEFMHTTLLILANKDGYVERAYSGDVPPPSTVVEDARTVVEGW, encoded by the coding sequence ATGAACACGCACTCGAGTCCCTCGACGGTGGATAGACGGACGTTCCTCCGGGTGACCGCCGCAACGGCCGTGGCCGGAACCGCCGGTTGCCTCGGGCAGGGGTCGAGTAACGAGAACGTCGTCCTCGACGAGCCGGACGCTCACGAGCGAACGGTCGAGGCCGACGTTCCCTGGCCAATATACGGCGACCGAATTCCAGAAGCGACGGTGCCGGCGCCGCTGCTCGAGCGGTCGGTGACGACGACGGCGTTCACTGGCGAACGGCATACCCTCTTTACGTTCATCTTCACCCGCTGTCCGGGGGCGTGTCCGGGGCTGATGGCCTCGCTCAGACACGTTCAGGACGATTCGATTAGCAACGAGTACGCCGACGAGGTGGCGTTCATGCCGATCACTTTCGATCCCGAATACGATACCCCGGACATACTCGGTGAGTACGAGGAACGCCACGGCGTCGACCGGGAGCTCGATAACTGGTACACGCTCCGTCCCGAGTCACCGGAGCGAGCAACAGAGGTCGTCGAGGAGACGTTCGGCTGTATGTTCGAATCAACGGAGGACGCCGAGTCCGATTCGGAAGGGGAGATGATGGACATGGAATTTATGCACACGACGCTGCTCATCCTCGCCAACAAGGACGGCTACGTCGAGCGGGCATACTCCGGCGACGTTCCGCCACCGTCGACGGTCGTGGAGGACGCCCGGACAGTGGTCGAGGGGTGGTGA
- a CDS encoding TlpA family protein disulfide reductase: MRRRDLLAGAAALGASGVGAAYATGYIDPLGLAATVEPIELETIDAPGSQAGTLSVPERGNVTVLEFFATWCGVCAEQMEPMGAVYDDIGQHPDVQFLSVTNEPVGRTVTRSDVATWWIDHDGRWSVALDNDLALTEALDASGVPYTYVLDDSNAIRYAGRGYKSVDELLEPIERAVDGV, translated from the coding sequence GTGCGACGACGCGACCTCCTCGCCGGAGCCGCCGCACTCGGTGCAAGCGGGGTCGGGGCCGCGTACGCGACGGGGTACATCGACCCGCTCGGCTTGGCCGCGACGGTCGAACCGATCGAACTCGAGACCATCGACGCTCCCGGAAGCCAAGCTGGGACACTGTCCGTCCCCGAACGTGGCAACGTGACGGTTCTCGAGTTCTTCGCGACCTGGTGTGGCGTCTGCGCCGAACAGATGGAGCCGATGGGGGCGGTGTACGACGATATTGGCCAACATCCCGACGTCCAGTTTCTCTCAGTGACGAACGAACCGGTCGGTCGAACCGTCACCAGATCGGACGTGGCAACCTGGTGGATCGACCACGACGGGCGGTGGTCGGTCGCCCTCGATAACGATCTCGCGTTGACCGAGGCGCTCGACGCCTCGGGCGTCCCCTACACGTACGTGCTGGACGACTCGAATGCGATTCGATACGCTGGCCGCGGCTACAAGTCCGTCGACGAACTCCTGGAGCCGATCGAGCGCGCAGTGGACGGGGTGTGA
- a CDS encoding zinc ribbon domain-containing protein codes for METEYEFRCTDCGQQITVNPPIREATLAHGCPVCGAPVTPDNFSPLQ; via the coding sequence ATGGAGACCGAATACGAGTTCCGCTGCACTGACTGCGGCCAACAGATCACGGTGAACCCGCCGATTCGAGAGGCCACACTGGCCCACGGCTGCCCGGTCTGTGGCGCACCGGTGACGCCGGACAATTTTTCCCCTTTACAGTAG
- the mntA gene encoding type VII toxin-antitoxin system MntA family adenylyltransferase antitoxin: protein MEQTTVDLEAVRDYIRTTEVTYAILFGSYASGNPTDTSDVDICVRFPDDWTRHERFRQRNRIDAKLQRYAEAFVDVSYLEALPDEIALNALEEGTILYGEETVKVTDQRRLKN from the coding sequence ATGGAACAGACCACCGTGGATCTCGAGGCAGTTCGTGACTATATCCGAACCACGGAAGTTACCTATGCGATTTTGTTCGGATCGTATGCGAGTGGGAACCCAACAGACACCTCTGATGTCGATATTTGTGTTCGCTTCCCTGATGACTGGACTCGACACGAGCGATTTCGCCAGCGAAACCGCATCGATGCAAAACTTCAGCGGTACGCAGAGGCGTTCGTCGACGTCAGTTATCTCGAAGCGTTGCCAGATGAAATTGCATTGAACGCTCTCGAGGAGGGGACGATTCTCTATGGAGAGGAGACGGTCAAAGTCACCGATCAGCGCCGCCTCAAAAATTGA
- the nirK gene encoding copper-containing nitrite reductase, whose translation MTHRNTNRRRFLQGLGVTGAVAIAGCIGGETNGNGNGNGNGTGNGGDEGGSTSDAVESLPDAKAVDVDHIAADPTDVPGPVDWDEPRTHDLTIQCIEATAEVEPGVTFDYMTYEGQIPGPMYRVRQGDTIDLTFEVPDEYNIDMHNIDFHAVYGPGGGAEATTIAPGDEPTRLRFQTKYPGVHIYHCAVPNMDHHISAGMFGAILVEPEDGLPEVDREFYFGQHELYTNGQPGEEGHHSWDTQSSRDEDPTYVLLNGEAYGFTPNGAHGPVTAEVGETVRVYQAVGGPNLTTAWHPIGNVWSNLYRDGDLLSDPARYVETTPVAPGTVAVGEMELHVPGPVKIVDHALSRVVHKGALAVIDVQGEPNTEIYDDNPE comes from the coding sequence ATGACTCACCGAAATACAAACAGACGCCGGTTCCTGCAGGGACTCGGTGTCACTGGTGCAGTTGCAATTGCTGGGTGCATAGGCGGAGAAACGAACGGCAATGGCAATGGCAACGGGAACGGAACCGGCAACGGCGGTGACGAGGGTGGATCGACCTCCGACGCCGTCGAGTCGTTACCTGACGCCAAGGCAGTCGACGTCGATCACATCGCGGCCGATCCAACGGACGTGCCCGGGCCGGTCGATTGGGACGAGCCGCGTACGCACGACCTGACGATTCAGTGCATCGAAGCGACTGCGGAAGTCGAACCGGGTGTCACCTTCGACTACATGACCTACGAGGGCCAGATTCCCGGCCCGATGTACCGCGTTCGCCAGGGTGACACGATCGACCTCACCTTCGAGGTGCCCGACGAGTACAACATCGACATGCACAACATCGACTTCCACGCGGTGTACGGGCCGGGTGGGGGTGCTGAAGCCACGACAATTGCCCCGGGTGACGAGCCCACCCGACTGCGCTTCCAGACAAAGTACCCCGGTGTCCACATCTACCACTGTGCGGTGCCGAACATGGATCACCACATCAGCGCCGGGATGTTTGGTGCGATCCTCGTCGAACCCGAAGACGGACTCCCAGAGGTCGACCGGGAGTTCTACTTCGGCCAACACGAGCTGTACACGAACGGCCAGCCTGGTGAGGAAGGCCACCACAGCTGGGATACCCAGTCCTCGAGGGACGAAGACCCCACCTACGTGCTGCTGAACGGAGAGGCCTACGGCTTCACCCCGAACGGCGCACACGGCCCCGTCACGGCCGAAGTTGGCGAGACCGTTCGCGTGTACCAGGCCGTTGGTGGCCCGAATCTCACCACCGCCTGGCATCCGATCGGGAACGTCTGGAGCAACCTGTACCGCGACGGCGATCTGCTCTCGGATCCCGCACGATACGTCGAAACGACCCCGGTCGCCCCCGGTACCGTCGCCGTCGGGGAGATGGAACTGCACGTCCCCGGCCCTGTCAAGATCGTCGATCACGCGCTCTCGCGGGTCGTCCACAAGGGTGCCCTCGCCGTCATCGACGTCCAGGGTGAACCCAACACCGAGATCTACGACGACAACCCCGAGTAG
- a CDS encoding pyridoxamine 5'-phosphate oxidase family protein — translation MPLAEETEMTKAEIDAFLSRHETGVLALADGDIPYAIPISYGYNADARRFYVRLVSTPESEKRQFLASSPQSRLVVYEEREARTNYGSVVAVGALEEIDPSELTVEHIEQYGEARRPLFEIWGESKQDLNIQLYQFEPTELSGRRTVIERDDE, via the coding sequence ATGCCACTAGCCGAGGAAACCGAAATGACGAAGGCGGAGATCGACGCCTTTCTTAGTCGGCACGAAACAGGCGTCTTAGCGCTTGCTGATGGTGATATTCCCTACGCGATCCCGATCTCGTACGGCTACAACGCGGACGCGCGAAGGTTCTACGTTCGTCTGGTCTCGACGCCCGAAAGCGAGAAGCGCCAGTTTCTCGCCTCCTCCCCACAGTCCCGACTCGTGGTGTACGAAGAGCGCGAAGCCAGGACGAACTACGGCAGTGTCGTCGCCGTGGGTGCGCTCGAGGAGATCGATCCCAGTGAACTGACCGTCGAACACATCGAGCAGTACGGCGAGGCGAGGCGCCCGCTGTTCGAAATCTGGGGCGAGTCTAAGCAGGATCTGAACATTCAGCTCTATCAGTTCGAGCCGACGGAGTTGAGCGGGCGGCGAACGGTTATCGAACGCGACGACGAGTGA
- a CDS encoding cupin domain-containing protein translates to MTADTYSVIGLDEAEERTSHDSIPAVKALGYELRARNNPRPLESRFNYFIYDEGQAIPRHKQREQEELFFVVSGRCRFKVDGDEFEVEANDFVVIDPGPWRQITALEPSEIFAVGAPNVRDDAVFEGENPFD, encoded by the coding sequence ATGACCGCAGACACGTACTCTGTGATCGGTCTCGATGAAGCTGAAGAACGAACATCCCACGATTCGATTCCAGCCGTGAAGGCCCTCGGGTACGAACTGCGCGCTCGGAATAATCCACGTCCGCTCGAATCGCGCTTCAACTATTTCATCTACGACGAAGGACAGGCCATTCCACGACATAAACAGCGTGAACAGGAGGAGCTGTTTTTCGTCGTTAGCGGTCGTTGTCGATTTAAAGTTGATGGGGACGAGTTCGAGGTTGAAGCGAACGACTTCGTCGTTATCGACCCCGGCCCATGGCGACAGATTACCGCGCTTGAGCCATCAGAAATTTTCGCTGTCGGCGCGCCGAACGTTCGTGATGATGCTGTCTTCGAGGGTGAGAATCCGTTCGACTGA
- a CDS encoding cytochrome c biogenesis CcdA family protein — protein MFGGELIGTILFALGIGVATFFAPCSYALLPGYVSYYVASTGENSPPLGGAVVRGLAAAAGATTVLVALSAVALVFGEALARVLPFLEYGVGLALILLGAWVLWGGTGSIHVLLPERRSSRWGFAVFGGMYALAATACVLPVFLALALRSVTMAPLETALVLGSYAGGFGVLMLSVTVATAVGYDVGSQWTRNATGCIVRIAGIVLIAAGIGQLYLAGA, from the coding sequence ATGTTCGGTGGAGAACTCATCGGCACGATACTGTTCGCGCTGGGCATCGGTGTCGCCACGTTCTTCGCGCCCTGTTCGTACGCCCTGTTGCCCGGATACGTTAGCTACTATGTCGCTTCGACGGGCGAGAACAGCCCGCCCCTCGGCGGGGCCGTAGTGCGTGGCCTTGCCGCCGCAGCCGGCGCCACCACCGTGTTGGTGGCCCTCTCGGCAGTCGCGCTCGTGTTCGGCGAAGCGCTCGCACGAGTTCTCCCGTTTCTCGAGTACGGGGTCGGCCTCGCCCTGATCCTGCTGGGGGCGTGGGTTCTCTGGGGCGGAACGGGTTCGATCCACGTCCTCTTGCCCGAGCGGCGCTCGAGTCGCTGGGGCTTCGCCGTCTTCGGCGGGATGTATGCGCTGGCGGCGACCGCCTGCGTACTACCGGTATTTCTCGCGCTCGCCCTTCGATCGGTGACGATGGCACCCCTCGAGACGGCGCTCGTTCTCGGCTCCTATGCTGGTGGATTCGGCGTTCTCATGCTCTCGGTCACCGTGGCAACGGCGGTTGGATACGACGTCGGCTCGCAGTGGACGCGAAACGCCACGGGCTGCATCGTCAGGATCGCCGGGATCGTCCTGATCGCCGCCGGGATCGGACAGCTGTATCTGGCAGGTGCATGA
- the cyoE gene encoding heme o synthase, whose product MTPLFTTRRFVTVLTATILTTYALIATGAAMTTTRAASSCSTWPFCGGLEVLSGEFFLIVGHRLLSVVAGVLVLLTLAMAWRTETSWHIRAAVTAGFVAFPIQVGVGALVVLTSVPYATQLHLGIATFIFVALLLSLGWALEGTTRDSRTVRSVAGQPANSPRVSEQASTRQSKAAEPGQPPANEPGQPPANEIRRQPASTEHSLLEAIQSRVQAYLELTKPRLMWLLCLLALAGIALAATTGTWPSGVTIVATLAGGVLAIGASGTFNHAFERDRDQRMARTADRPVATAQIPIRRALLFGVALLCLSMVVLLTLVNTLAAALTLIAVAYYSVLYTVVLKPNTSWNIALGGGAGALPAVIGWVAVTGSIGLPALVLALLVVIWTPAHFYNLAIVYREDYARGGYPMFPVVAGVAAARRRVLLTLGATLLTAATLTLVSPLGWLFTVAIVLAGSLFLASAVTQCRVRTDRATMRTFYTSNAYLGVVLLAIVAEALLI is encoded by the coding sequence ATGACACCCCTATTCACGACACGACGATTCGTAACCGTCCTCACTGCGACTATTCTCACGACCTACGCGCTGATCGCTACCGGCGCGGCGATGACGACGACCAGGGCCGCGTCGTCCTGTTCGACGTGGCCCTTCTGTGGCGGTCTCGAGGTGCTGTCCGGGGAGTTCTTCCTGATCGTCGGCCATCGACTGCTCTCGGTGGTTGCCGGTGTTCTGGTTCTCCTGACACTCGCGATGGCGTGGCGCACGGAGACCTCCTGGCACATTCGCGCGGCCGTCACCGCCGGCTTCGTCGCCTTCCCGATTCAGGTCGGCGTCGGTGCCCTCGTCGTCCTAACGAGTGTTCCCTACGCGACCCAGCTCCATCTCGGAATTGCCACGTTCATCTTCGTGGCGCTGTTGCTCTCGCTCGGCTGGGCACTCGAGGGGACGACGCGGGACTCGAGGACGGTACGTAGTGTCGCTGGGCAGCCAGCCAACTCACCGAGGGTCTCGGAACAGGCGAGTACTCGGCAGTCGAAGGCTGCTGAACCCGGTCAACCACCGGCGAACGAACCTGGCCAACCACCGGCCAACGAAATCCGTCGACAGCCAGCCTCGACCGAACACAGTCTTCTCGAGGCTATCCAAAGCCGAGTGCAGGCGTATCTCGAGTTGACGAAACCGCGGCTCATGTGGTTGCTGTGTCTACTCGCGCTGGCTGGCATTGCGCTCGCGGCGACGACGGGTACGTGGCCCAGCGGCGTCACGATCGTCGCCACGCTGGCCGGCGGCGTGTTGGCGATCGGCGCGAGCGGTACGTTCAACCACGCCTTCGAACGAGATCGAGATCAGCGGATGGCCCGGACGGCCGATCGACCCGTTGCAACCGCACAGATCCCGATCCGGCGAGCGTTGCTATTTGGCGTGGCGCTGCTGTGTCTCTCGATGGTCGTCCTCCTCACGCTCGTGAACACACTCGCCGCGGCGTTGACGCTCATCGCCGTCGCCTACTACAGCGTCCTCTACACCGTCGTCCTCAAACCGAACACGTCCTGGAACATCGCCCTCGGCGGCGGGGCCGGCGCGCTCCCGGCCGTCATCGGCTGGGTTGCGGTGACGGGCTCGATCGGCCTGCCCGCGCTCGTGCTCGCACTGCTGGTCGTCATCTGGACGCCGGCGCACTTTTACAACCTCGCCATCGTCTACCGGGAGGATTACGCCCGAGGCGGCTACCCCATGTTTCCCGTCGTCGCGGGCGTCGCTGCTGCCCGGCGACGGGTTCTCTTGACGCTCGGCGCAACGCTGTTGACGGCCGCGACGCTCACGCTGGTGTCGCCGCTGGGGTGGCTATTTACCGTCGCGATCGTGCTCGCTGGAAGCCTGTTCCTCGCGAGTGCCGTCACCCAGTGTCGCGTCCGAACCGATCGGGCGACGATGCGAACGTTTTACACCTCGAACGCCTACCTTGGAGTTGTCCTGCTCGCGATCGTCGCCGAAGCACTCCTCATCTGA